From the Bacillus tuaregi genome, one window contains:
- a CDS encoding MBL fold metallo-hydrolase, whose translation MNEQMSYGEDYKFIPATSIGSGMGLAVLPDLYCHTIQIVNICLIGMPNSNDFVLVDAGMPGSANEIISLSEERFGQNNRPKAIILTHGHFDHVGAIIELVKHWKIPVYAHELEMPYLTGKERYPEPDSTVEGGMVAKMSPMFPNEPINLGQHVEVLPSDGSVPHMPSFRWIHTPGHSPGHISLFREEDRALIVGDAFVTVKQEYLYKVLTQEQEISGPPRYLTTDWEAARESVETLAGLNPSVAVTGHGMPMSGSLLADSLQKLVKEFDQIAIPDYGRFVPKKLH comes from the coding sequence ATGAATGAACAAATGTCCTACGGTGAAGATTATAAATTTATTCCAGCAACGTCAATCGGGAGTGGAATGGGTCTGGCGGTTTTGCCCGATTTATACTGCCATACCATTCAAATTGTCAATATTTGTCTTATAGGTATGCCAAATTCAAATGATTTTGTTTTAGTGGACGCGGGTATGCCAGGGTCCGCAAATGAAATTATTTCATTATCGGAGGAGAGATTTGGTCAAAATAATCGACCAAAAGCAATCATTTTAACACATGGTCATTTTGACCATGTCGGGGCCATTATTGAGCTTGTAAAACATTGGAAGATTCCTGTTTATGCACACGAACTTGAAATGCCTTATTTGACAGGAAAAGAGAGATATCCTGAACCAGATTCTACTGTTGAAGGGGGGATGGTAGCGAAAATGTCTCCCATGTTTCCCAATGAGCCAATAAACTTAGGACAACATGTAGAAGTCCTTCCCTCCGATGGTAGTGTTCCACATATGCCATCGTTTCGGTGGATCCACACTCCTGGTCATTCGCCAGGGCATATTTCTTTATTTAGAGAAGAAGATCGGGCACTCATTGTAGGTGATGCATTTGTGACAGTTAAGCAGGAATATCTCTATAAGGTTTTAACGCAGGAGCAGGAAATAAGCGGGCCTCCGAGATATTTAACGACCGACTGGGAGGCTGCTCGTGAATCTGTTGAAACATTAGCGGGGTTAAACCCTTCTGTTGCGGTTACAGGTCATGGAATGCCAATGTCCGGTTCATTATTAGCTGACAGCTTACAAAAACTAGTGAAAGAATTTGATCAGATTGCGATACCGGACTATGGAAGATTTGTTCCCAAAAAACTCCATTAG
- a CDS encoding LysM peptidoglycan-binding domain-containing protein, which translates to MAVHVVKNNESLWTIASYYGVTVSSIMTINGITTENTIVPGFALYIPESGRLPIRSYQVKAGDSLWSIAQRYNTSIPAIINENPDLQALNIVSIGQILRIPSPFKLSITTLGFVLPFSLEASIQSLESVANHLTYLAITAYAVTNDGYAYMRLNDSGLVERSRQLNVIPLLMIRNLADDFSPELIGTVLGNPLSRNNLIRSIVLLSRQRGYGGVSIDFEFIPPERRNDFILFLRDLKSQLGELLLHVNVHAKAEDMPLNPIVGGYDYKAIGDVSDLVAVMTIDYGYPTGPPEPVAPINWINQVIQYAITHINPRKLQISIPLYGYDKAVPSNKTTAMSVKDAQNLALMVGAPIQYDAVAQAPWYRYWKGNEEHVVWFEDIRSFIAKYNLIDQYELNGTTFWHIGLSAPQNWEYMRNHINVTKSE; encoded by the coding sequence ATGGCTGTTCACGTGGTAAAAAACAATGAAAGCTTATGGACCATTGCCAGCTATTATGGTGTTACTGTTTCCTCAATTATGACAATCAACGGAATAACAACTGAAAATACGATCGTACCTGGATTTGCCCTTTATATTCCCGAAAGTGGTCGTTTACCCATTCGATCTTATCAGGTTAAAGCAGGTGATTCGCTTTGGAGTATAGCACAGCGCTACAATACGTCCATTCCTGCAATCATAAATGAAAATCCTGATTTGCAAGCTCTTAATATAGTATCGATTGGGCAAATATTACGTATTCCTTCGCCATTTAAACTAAGTATTACCACGTTAGGTTTTGTTTTGCCGTTTTCGCTAGAAGCTTCTATACAAAGCCTGGAGTCTGTTGCTAATCATCTGACATACCTAGCTATAACAGCCTATGCGGTAACAAATGATGGATATGCTTATATGAGATTAAATGATAGCGGTCTGGTTGAAAGAAGCAGGCAGCTTAATGTGATCCCCTTATTAATGATTCGAAATCTAGCTGATGATTTTAGTCCAGAATTAATTGGTACTGTACTTGGAAATCCATTATCCAGGAATAATTTAATTAGGAGCATTGTGCTGTTATCCAGACAAAGAGGTTATGGTGGGGTAAGTATTGATTTTGAATTTATTCCTCCAGAACGTAGAAATGACTTTATTCTTTTTTTAAGGGATTTAAAGTCACAATTAGGTGAGTTGCTTTTACATGTAAATGTGCATGCGAAAGCAGAGGATATGCCCCTTAACCCGATAGTCGGTGGGTATGATTATAAGGCAATTGGGGATGTTTCAGATTTAGTGGCTGTCATGACAATTGACTATGGTTATCCGACAGGACCGCCTGAACCAGTTGCTCCAATAAATTGGATTAACCAAGTCATTCAGTATGCTATCACACATATCAATCCACGGAAACTACAAATATCCATTCCATTGTATGGGTATGATAAAGCGGTCCCAAGTAATAAGACTACTGCCATGTCAGTAAAAGATGCCCAAAATTTAGCGCTTATGGTCGGAGCACCGATTCAGTACGACGCTGTGGCACAAGCACCGTGGTATCGTTATTGGAAGGGAAATGAAGAACATGTCGTGTGGTTTGAAGACATCAGAAGCTTTATAGCGAAATATAACCTAATAGATCAATATGAGCTAAATGGAACGACATTTTGGCATATCGGTCTGTCTGCCCCACAAAATTGGGAGTATATGAGGAATCATATTAATGTAACAAAAAGTGAATGA
- a CDS encoding nitrous oxide-stimulated promoter family protein, translating to MAVRQKKVLNNGPRIQKEKETVTKMIEVYCRKNHHHRHELCEECQDLQEYAMKRLSFCQFGEDKSFCSYCPVHCYKPDYRQKIKDVMIFSGPWMLVYHPVLAVKHIWQEKVTHRHG from the coding sequence ATGGCGGTAAGACAAAAAAAAGTACTCAATAACGGACCAAGGATTCAAAAAGAAAAAGAGACGGTCACCAAAATGATTGAGGTCTATTGTCGGAAAAATCATCATCATCGCCATGAACTCTGTGAAGAGTGCCAGGACTTACAGGAATACGCTATGAAAAGATTATCCTTCTGTCAATTTGGTGAGGATAAAAGCTTTTGCTCGTATTGTCCTGTCCATTGCTATAAACCAGACTATCGTCAAAAAATTAAGGATGTCATGATTTTTTCCGGTCCATGGATGCTAGTTTATCATCCGGTGTTGGCTGTAAAGCATATCTGGCAGGAAAAAGTAACACACCGCCATGGATGA
- a CDS encoding Na+/H+ antiporter NhaC family protein, whose translation MENTIYSILPPLLAIVMVVATRKVLISLATGIVASALLLAQFNMGETIAIIGDAVKAIFISDGALNTWNVYIIIFLLLLGIITAFISISGGSRAFGDWAMKRVKTRAGAQVVGAVLGIIIFIDDYFNALAVGQVTRPITDRHRVSRAKLAYIIDSTSAPICVVSPISSWGAYIIALISTILAAHGMTEYSALSAFMQMAPMNYYVWPTIFIVFLVAFRNMDIGPMKLHEQRAQKEGKLYDPNKTIPGELKNPLPTSSTGTVGDLIWPIIALVIGTVGAMIWTGYQAAETTSILKIFENTDVTKSLLLGGTFGLIVTLVMFVRQSMVLRGVPGKIFTRGIVEGIKSMLPAIYILLFAWALVDLIGRLETGAYLASVVEKSNFDISYLPLVLFIVAGIMAFSTGTSWGSFGILLPIAGDIAASVDINILLPAMAAVLAGAVFGDHCSPISDTTILSSTGAGSNHLDHVMTQLPYSLTSAGIAVLGYIVFGLTGSSIIGLIFVFAMLVLLFFISKPRQKDVQENVITTK comes from the coding sequence ATGGAAAACACAATATACTCAATACTGCCACCTTTGTTAGCGATTGTGATGGTAGTAGCTACAAGAAAGGTGCTTATATCACTGGCAACGGGTATTGTTGCTTCTGCATTACTACTGGCACAATTCAATATGGGGGAAACAATTGCTATCATAGGGGATGCAGTCAAAGCAATCTTCATTTCTGATGGAGCATTAAATACATGGAATGTATACATCATTATCTTTTTACTACTATTAGGAATCATTACTGCCTTTATTTCAATTTCTGGAGGAAGCAGGGCGTTTGGTGATTGGGCAATGAAACGAGTAAAAACACGTGCTGGTGCACAGGTAGTTGGGGCAGTTTTAGGCATTATCATTTTCATTGATGACTACTTCAATGCGCTTGCAGTTGGTCAAGTAACACGCCCGATTACAGATAGACATAGAGTATCTAGAGCAAAGCTTGCCTATATCATCGATTCAACTTCTGCACCAATCTGTGTTGTATCTCCTATTTCGAGCTGGGGAGCCTATATTATTGCCTTAATCAGTACGATTTTAGCGGCTCACGGAATGACAGAATATAGCGCACTATCTGCTTTTATGCAAATGGCTCCGATGAATTATTACGTGTGGCCGACGATTTTTATTGTTTTTTTAGTTGCCTTCCGAAACATGGACATCGGACCGATGAAGCTTCATGAACAAAGGGCACAAAAGGAAGGGAAGCTCTACGATCCTAATAAAACAATTCCAGGAGAATTAAAGAATCCACTTCCAACAAGTAGTACAGGTACAGTCGGGGATCTCATTTGGCCTATTATTGCGTTAGTAATTGGTACAGTAGGAGCTATGATTTGGACGGGATATCAGGCTGCAGAAACTACCTCGATTCTAAAAATCTTTGAAAATACGGATGTAACAAAATCGTTATTATTAGGCGGCACATTTGGGCTTATCGTTACTTTGGTTATGTTTGTCAGACAGTCAATGGTGTTACGCGGAGTGCCTGGAAAGATATTTACAAGAGGTATTGTAGAAGGTATTAAGTCAATGCTCCCGGCTATTTACATCCTGTTGTTTGCTTGGGCACTTGTTGATTTAATTGGTAGATTAGAAACAGGAGCCTATCTAGCTAGTGTTGTTGAAAAATCAAATTTCGATATTTCCTACCTACCATTAGTATTATTTATTGTGGCTGGGATTATGGCATTCTCAACAGGAACTTCATGGGGATCATTTGGTATTCTTTTACCAATTGCAGGAGATATTGCAGCTTCTGTTGACATCAATATTTTACTTCCTGCGATGGCTGCCGTGCTAGCTGGTGCAGTATTTGGCGACCACTGTTCACCAATTTCTGATACGACGATTCTGTCTTCAACAGGAGCAGGATCTAATCACCTTGACCATGTGATGACACAATTACCTTATAGTCTCACTAGCGCTGGTATTGCTGTGCTTGGCTACATTGTATTTGGTCTCACGGGCAGCTCAATCATAGGGCTTATCTTCGTATTTGCTATGTTAGTACTTCTATTTTTTATTAGTAAACCTCGGCAAAAAGACGTACAAGAAAATGTGATAACAACCAAATAG
- a CDS encoding DHA2 family efflux MFS transporter permease subunit: protein MDQSINTDRPPYGLIAVLLIGAFITFLNNTLLNIALPSIMTDLQVETATVQWLTTGFMLVSGVMIPTTAFLIRKYSVRNLFLTAMSLFTVGTFIAGISHIFITLLLGRMVQAAGAAIMMPLLMNVMLVSFPIHKRGTAMGVFGLILMFAPAIGPTLSGWIVEHYNWRALFYFIAPIAVIILLLGFFMLKDKKEIVDIKLDSFSVLLSSIGFGGLLYGFSSAGNKGWDNPQVFVTIGIGVISLTYFIIRQARLADPMLNFGVYKYPMFALSSVITMIMNMAMFSGFLLLPIYVQTIRGISPMDAGLMLLPGALLNAAMSPITGRLFDSFGGKILAIIGLAITGIATYLFSQLTFETTYMFLVIIHAIRMLGLSLVMMPVSTNGLNQLPRRLYPHGTAMNNTLNQVSGAIGTALLVTLMSIRTENVVTRMMRDAIHQVGGEPTAEVQQQILLTATLDGINFTFFVSTIIIALAFVLAFFIKRAVPAEDPIEEKPRHTSLVTKLAGQ from the coding sequence ATGGATCAATCGATCAACACTGATCGACCACCTTACGGATTGATAGCCGTTTTGCTGATTGGTGCATTTATTACATTTTTAAATAATACATTATTAAACATAGCTTTGCCTTCTATCATGACGGATTTACAGGTTGAGACTGCTACGGTTCAGTGGCTAACGACTGGTTTTATGCTCGTGAGCGGAGTCATGATTCCAACAACAGCTTTTTTAATACGCAAGTATTCAGTAAGAAACCTCTTTTTAACAGCAATGAGTTTATTTACTGTAGGAACGTTTATTGCCGGGATTTCTCATATCTTTATTACCTTATTATTAGGGCGGATGGTTCAAGCTGCCGGAGCAGCTATCATGATGCCTTTATTAATGAATGTGATGTTAGTAAGCTTTCCGATTCACAAGCGAGGAACGGCAATGGGGGTCTTTGGTTTAATCTTAATGTTCGCGCCGGCAATTGGTCCCACGTTATCAGGCTGGATTGTAGAACATTACAATTGGCGCGCCCTGTTCTATTTTATTGCTCCAATCGCTGTCATCATTCTTTTGCTTGGCTTTTTCATGCTAAAGGATAAGAAGGAAATAGTTGATATTAAGCTTGATTCCTTCTCGGTGCTTCTTTCAAGTATTGGATTTGGCGGATTATTGTATGGATTCAGTTCTGCAGGGAATAAAGGGTGGGATAACCCGCAGGTTTTTGTAACAATTGGTATAGGTGTTATTTCATTAACTTATTTTATCATCCGTCAGGCGAGGCTTGCCGACCCAATGCTAAACTTTGGAGTATATAAATATCCGATGTTTGCTTTATCATCCGTCATAACCATGATTATGAACATGGCGATGTTTTCCGGTTTCCTGCTATTACCTATCTATGTTCAAACCATTCGGGGAATATCACCAATGGATGCTGGCTTAATGCTATTACCGGGAGCTCTGCTCAATGCCGCCATGTCACCTATAACAGGAAGGTTATTTGATAGCTTCGGTGGCAAAATCTTAGCGATTATTGGATTAGCTATTACGGGCATAGCAACGTATTTATTCAGTCAATTGACATTTGAAACCACCTATATGTTCTTAGTCATCATTCATGCAATCAGAATGCTTGGCTTGTCGCTCGTCATGATGCCCGTTTCAACAAATGGGTTAAATCAATTACCTAGAAGATTGTACCCCCATGGCACTGCGATGAATAACACGTTAAATCAGGTATCTGGAGCGATTGGAACGGCACTATTGGTTACTCTTATGTCAATTCGGACAGAAAACGTCGTAACCAGGATGATGAGGGATGCTATCCATCAAGTTGGGGGTGAGCCGACAGCAGAAGTCCAGCAGCAAATTCTCCTAACAGCTACATTAGATGGAATTAATTTTACCTTCTTTGTTAGTACGATAATTATTGCACTCGCCTTTGTTTTAGCTTTCTTTATTAAACGAGCAGTACCTGCAGAGGACCCAATAGAAGAAAAACCGAGGCATACTAGTCTTGTAACAAAATTAGCAGGTCAGTAG
- a CDS encoding S-ribosylhomocysteine lyase translates to MKKMNVESFNLDHTKVRAPYVRLAGVKTGKNGDVIHKYDVRLKQPNKEHMEMPSLHSLEHLMAENIRNHTDQVVDVSPMGCQTGFYLTMINHDNHEEILDILESTLKDVLEADEVPACNEVQCGWAASHSLEGAKELASEMLAKRKEWHDVFGEE, encoded by the coding sequence GTGAAAAAAATGAATGTTGAAAGCTTCAATCTTGATCATACAAAAGTACGGGCTCCCTATGTACGTCTTGCGGGGGTTAAGACAGGGAAGAATGGTGATGTCATCCATAAGTATGACGTTCGTCTAAAGCAGCCAAACAAGGAACATATGGAAATGCCGTCCTTACATTCTCTTGAGCATTTAATGGCTGAAAATATTCGAAATCATACAGATCAGGTTGTCGATGTCAGTCCTATGGGCTGTCAGACTGGTTTTTATCTAACTATGATTAACCACGATAATCACGAGGAAATTTTGGATATTTTGGAGAGCACCTTAAAGGATGTACTGGAAGCCGATGAAGTGCCTGCATGTAACGAGGTTCAATGTGGGTGGGCGGCAAGTCATAGTCTTGAGGGAGCCAAGGAGCTCGCAAGTGAAATGCTGGCAAAGAGAAAGGAATGGCATGACGTTTTTGGAGAGGAATAA
- a CDS encoding LrgB family protein has product MNSLTLISIGLTIVIYLGAKWLSLRVVSPMTTPILTATIVIIIVLHIMGISYEQYTPAKEYMTYLLGPATVALAVPMYNNRKVIMDKLFPALFGLIVGTISTIISAVWLSKVLGLSETIQATSAVKAVTTPVAIEAVLLVGGDPALAAAFVIIAGLFGAIFAPTILTILKISDPFSRGLGIGTVSHVIGTSQAVKEGPLQGAVSSMAMGCAAILTSLILPWLYPLIQL; this is encoded by the coding sequence GTGAACAGTCTGACTCTCATTAGTATAGGCTTGACTATCGTCATCTATCTCGGCGCGAAATGGTTATCCCTTCGAGTGGTATCACCGATGACAACACCGATATTAACCGCAACGATTGTGATTATTATTGTTTTACATATTATGGGTATTTCTTATGAGCAATACACACCTGCAAAGGAATATATGACATATTTATTGGGGCCAGCAACAGTCGCCTTAGCAGTACCTATGTACAACAATCGGAAAGTGATTATGGACAAGTTATTTCCTGCATTATTTGGCTTAATTGTTGGTACAATCTCAACGATTATTTCTGCTGTATGGTTATCGAAAGTGCTTGGTTTATCGGAAACAATTCAAGCTACTTCGGCGGTTAAAGCGGTCACAACTCCAGTAGCCATTGAAGCTGTTTTGCTTGTTGGGGGAGACCCTGCCCTTGCTGCAGCCTTTGTTATTATTGCTGGTCTGTTTGGGGCAATATTTGCTCCAACCATCTTAACTATCTTGAAAATTTCTGATCCTTTTTCTCGCGGATTAGGAATTGGGACAGTCTCACATGTTATTGGTACGAGTCAGGCCGTAAAAGAAGGACCTTTACAAGGTGCGGTTTCAAGCATGGCAATGGGGTGTGCTGCCATCCTTACGTCTCTGATTCTTCCCTGGCTCTATCCGCTCATTCAGCTATAA
- a CDS encoding CidA/LrgA family protein: MKFILQLFLIWFIYIASDFIVTLLGWPIPASVFGMVLLFVLLVSGIVKVQYIDKATTLLNKHLAFFFIPFAVGLMNYGGLVKTSGIQLLIMIIVSSAFGLLVTSGLTQYLARRAVSKREQSDSH, from the coding sequence TTATTTACATAGCGTCAGATTTTATTGTAACGCTGCTAGGGTGGCCAATTCCAGCCAGTGTTTTTGGCATGGTTTTGTTATTTGTCCTGTTAGTGAGCGGAATAGTAAAAGTACAGTATATTGATAAGGCAACAACCTTATTAAATAAACATCTTGCCTTTTTTTTCATTCCTTTTGCAGTCGGATTAATGAATTACGGAGGACTTGTCAAGACCAGCGGCATTCAATTGCTGATTATGATTATAGTAAGTTCGGCTTTTGGATTACTCGTGACATCAGGTCTGACACAGTATCTTGCAAGAAGGGCGGTGTCTAAACGTGAACAGTCTGACTCTCATTAG